Part of the Danio rerio strain Tuebingen ecotype United States chromosome 12, GRCz12tu, whole genome shotgun sequence genome, ACAATGATTTCAAGCATCACCCTCCTTTTAACATGTCAAGTCTTCCATTTTAACCCAATTAGCCTGACATAATGATCTCTAGCCTTGTTCTTGTCAACATTCTCAAAGTTAACAAGGCGATAACTGAAATGATCTCAGCAGGTCCtttaatgacagcaataaaatgcaGTGGAAAGTTTTTTTCAGGATTAAGTTAATTTTCATGGCAAAGAAGGACTATGCAATTCATCTGATCACTCTTCATAACATTCTGGAGTATATGCAAATGGCTATTATAAAAACTTAAGCAGCAACTTTTCCAATTTCCAATATTTACGTAATTCTCAAAACTTTTGGCCATGACTGTAGACATACAGTGCTAAGCAAATATttgagtacatcccattttgaaaatgaatatttgtatccatttctcggTGAATGTAAGCAATGTATTGtcgtgcatttaaacaaaacagatttttaaaacaaatatatttatacaaataatattttaatcaccaaacatatttagaaatgaaaagataatacaattcaattcaagcaaaataacgtaaaaacaattacaacttacaaaatttcaactaaatttttacatttttcttctctttattttccctctttttttaatttgtatttaatatttttctataacataaatgtgggtgtactagtttttggactgttatcataagttattttgttagataagctctagatttgacttcagtactgactaatctagtatatatacaattataatattgtatagattcctattaaaaatatgaatttaaaagatagatttgggagttgtgtatttgtatatgctgaacactgtacgCTGATATTCATATATTCAATATATCGTGTTTATGAACTTGCGTGATATTAATATTGTGGGCACAAACTACTCTACCAAGTAATTATTTGAGATTTCAATTTTTAGAGTGCTTTAAAGAATAGTCAGATTCTATTTGCAGTGGTTGTTTTTCACACCACCAAATGCTGGAAGACTTAATAGaagatttattttcaaacattaacATGTTTATGTTAATCTGACCAACGAAATTGAAAATTCATTGACTTTTTATAGGCTTTTTGTTCATTAACTCTGTACAGTACAGTTAAATGttttaacatcagttaatttaaaGTCAATGCAATGACAactacaaaaacatttattaatcttaggtgATCTTAGTTTAAACTAAGAAAATAAAGTGAGAAATTCTAGTTTTAATAAATGAAGTTAATAACTAAttaagttatatttattattaactttaaCATATAACTATAATACGGCCATTTCTTATTGTTGATTGTAGTGCATTACCTAATGATTACCAATGAAACTGTGTTACCTATAGCACTTTATCATCCTTTTGCAATTAAATATAACCAAGTATATGCAATAAATCAAAACACTAGGTAATGTTTGGTAATTATACCTTTCAACGTAGTTGCGATAAGTATTGTAAGGTATAGTGATAATATCATTTATTATGATAAAAGCTTTAGCAATTAATTGCAAATTCACCCACCATAGTTTAACCAAAAAAGAATGTTTACTTTCTATTTACTCATGCTCAAGTGGTAAAAAACCCGTAACCACTGACctctatagtaggaaaaagaaatatgaaagtcaatggttacatgtttttagttttcttataaatttctttttttgtgtaccagatttgaaaccacttgagggtgtgtaaatagagagtacattttcattttgggtgtactatccctttaagtacacaataaacaagacaatacatttataaacagAACATTTAATAGGGATTTTTAAAAGTACCTGAATAGTGTGTCACTGATCAGCAGGATATCAATGGCCAAAGCTTCACTTGCTCTTTCCACATGAGCCAACCTGTAGAAAACCAAAATGAATGCAAATATCTCATAAATAATAAgttacactgattaaaaaaacacacacacaaaagttatCCTTATTAAGGTTGAGTGTACTACTGATAAGAGTTGCTCATTTAAATGATAGATTGTGATCACCCGTAGAAAGCTCGATCCGGCTCCTGTTGAAGCATCTTGTAAAAGTCCTCCAAAGCCTTGACCTCTCCAGCTGCCTAATACAGAAAACAAATATCACACAGTAATAAACCCCACCCTGTGCTTGCAGAAAGCCAGAAGTTATATTTGCAATTGTACAAACTAAACCTAGTCACCTTGGTGTCAGATAATCGAGCCGTGACTGCTGGATCACACAGCACCTCTATAAAAAGCAAACATCGCACATTGAAACTTTATAAAATATGTttctaaaaataaactttaagcattcatttattttcttatcggcatagtccctttattaatcaggggtcgccacagcagaatgaaccgccaacttatccagcatgtgttttacgcagcggatgcccttccagctgcaacccatcactgggaaacaaccagacacactcattcgcacacatatactatggacaatttagcacaTGCTTCTGAACTTGTGAGCAAACCGACAGGAACACgtggagaacaagcaaactccacacagaaatgccaactgaaccagccgaggctcaaaccagcggccttcttgctgtgaggtaatcatgctaccaatgactgtaaaaaatatggacgacgcgacagccccttttaccattgaacgccttgagggcaaaacgcctgcttgacgggcacaaactgtcgcaaaagactgctgaaattggagccttgacatgcgcagaaggactgtctgatggagccagaggaggagctgcGAAaatgagtcgagcttccaaccaaacgctttatgtaaaatcaaccacgccccccgaacttctcagcatgcgtttgctgtcatatcaacacaaatggatgtaataacgttaacaaatatgagggttttatatattcaatcgtgcCGGCTctgggccgcagcgcataacctactctcGGCGtcacgggctgattccggctcgcatgcggcagcgccagctcgctcggccgccgcatctggctcgattgactcgggctggaatcgggcagtaagtccaggcatccggagtaggtccagcagaggtagtcagtctgagctctgatgGGTAAGTCTCCGACAGGCGAGAATCTaaccggaactggcccgagtgtattttgctatctgggtggctaggcgtgtattagcaaactaaaaaagcccgaaaaaagccctgaccttagcgaataaacagtgttccaccaggatcatgtatgtcagaaactgtagtttactgctgaactcattttgtcatggtgaaataacacagaaatcgaataataacacttcagtcttctgccgaagctcagacgcgctgctttaagaaactgtcaatcacagctctcaatcacgatgacacgcccagcattaaattactgctaaaaacaaactgtttacaaaaatgaagatctgcacctatttcagcacaataaccagtgccttaatcgaccagaaccatctttcgggacattttattgcaagtgtaattaattttcttatttgggctcaagtctccttcattaacacggagaaggcgggctttatgacttgtactgcagccagcccccagggggcgatctaacggccgagaccttcactcaaacgcaggcttgcggcacacttgcatgctacccactgcgccatcttGCTGTCCCATAAACCTTAAACTGATTTATAAATggaaacacaaataaacatataagttaatacacttttaaaatgtatttcttaatAAAGATAATATTTAAAATCCATGTGAACTGGAAGATGCTGAGACTTCTTTATGTGGATGCACTCAAAACtaatgaaataataaagtagGGGGCTGGGTTttcttttgtgcatcattccctcataacaAACTAACGGTAAAAGTTATTGCACActgatgcctcattcacactagcaggtctgtgtaggtctccAGCACGGAGAATACAAACGGCCTCTAAGCGAGCTGAAGAAAGATGacatgagctctactggtgctcctactGGTTGTCGCTCAAAaaaagtcgctcttcatttgcataaagttgaaggattctcaactttgttttGTCACTAGACACGCCCACCTGTTTGCCAGCGGTCACTCGCGTAGACGAAGGTCGCCGGAAGTCGCTCACTCTCCGTTGAAATAAACGGTTGCTTGTTCCTCGTCATGTGAATGAGGCTTGAATCGGTTTTTGTACGTTAAAAATTTAATTGGTAACACTTGATggcccatttgagtattagaagATACAGTTGATACAGTTTTGATACAGATATTCAACAGACATTTGACTGACTATAAGAaagtttgcaagtacatgtcaacttacactaactctaaccccaaccttacagtctacttgtaatttaatgagaattagttagcatgtagatgcaatgtaacttaaagttaacaaactgaccatcaaaataaaggatGACCAATTAATTCAACCTCATGTTGTGTGAATCGTATTGACACAATGCCTCCAAAACTTTTGTCCATTATAAAATCGAACCGGGTTTGATTTTTTTCCACTTTTCGCATCCGAAAAAGCACTTTGAgagtgttttgacagttcagagccaccagctatgtttccatccaaatattcAAATCAATTTCATGAGCAAAACTGGAATTTCACAACaaagacgtgtgaataaagcagtgtttctatCCAAacagtcaaagagaacaaaaattGTCACTTCCAGATTAACTGGAGGCAAATATCTACAGTAAAAACGATATTTGCTACGgtagaagctgcgtcaatcttttacTAATTTAATAAATGGCTTGCGCTTCAGAAGACGATGCCGACGCGCATTGAACAAATGGTGGTGTTTGAATGCGTGAAATTGGGGGCACAGACActtttgacagttctggaggtaattaataatgtaataacactaatactgaaatggttacgaCAATttagaacaaacaaaacaacttttCAAATGATTTGTCTATTTACACACTTTTTTATcaacacatgatctcttataacaataATCAcatgcgcatactgaaatttgtgcggtaaaagtgtttccatcttagtttatgcacatattttcttatcgaataaaatgtttatcctactcacttatgcgcatatgttttgtatgcacattttcaaaatttatgcgcatcttgccgtttccatcaacctttttttttttatgcgcatatccaaaatgcacataaaaataggtggatgaaaacagcTACTCTACAagcaaaaagctaaatacagactGCTGTCATTTGAGTAACagataactttatgacaaacacagtgcataaaatgacaaaatgtagCAGATAGTTCAGAACCCctatatcagggatcaccaaacttgttcctggaggttcggtatcctgcagattttagctccaaccctaatcaaacatacctgaacaagctaatcaaggtcttactaggtatacttgaaacacctaggcagctgtgttgaggcaagttggagctaaaccctgcagggcaccggacctccataTACAAGATTTGTGACCCCTGGCctatatgctggattcagtgactggcgCACCTCTGCCCTGCTGCTGTTTggcgtgtgtgcgtgtatgtcCATACATTTGAAGTATTGCCctaagatataatataatatatccacTTTCCGGTCCGTTGCTTCAACACGTCAATGTGCCATCTATTATAATTTCCAAGCATACTGCCAATCTCTGTTCAGGATCTGtttatgtatgtgaatgtgtgaagAATCACAAGCAATCtatcaaaattccactgatttcaagaaataaactttgcatttcggGATAATTCAGCGCAGCTCTTTGATAATGGGCTGAACTCTCCTTCCTTTCCATCCAATATTAGATGAACACAATATGCTGCCAATTCCTTTTTCTACTTTggagaagagagagaaaaaaaagtatcACTGCTAAAACTGACTccgaaaatgtttaaaatgttttcataatggattaattaatacgTATCAGGCTCAGTGTGCAAGGAATTTTTCGCTTTTAAATACgaaaaaaaacacatactaaAATTttggacttcagtgtgcaaaaaTCTTTAGAGAGGGTATTAATATGTAGTTGCTATGGAGACCCTCAGGTTGAAGTGAACTGAAGGACCGCAACTCCATAAGCGAAAGGGTCAAACTTTCATTGAATAttaccaaaaaacaaaataaaaaatttcagtgtattaacttgcacagattaatgatttaccttaaaaaataataatgtgagcTAGCCAAATATACACAGTAaactttgatttcacacagacattaatcatttatattttatatcaatataaaataaaaacaggcgGTGCTGAGGCGCAGTGGgcagggctgtcgcctcacagcaagaaggctctCTTATATTTGTTCAACCTACACTTTAGGACTCTATATCTCCTACCAGACGGAAGTAGTTCATAATGTGGAAACAAAACAATGAATTGGATCATTCAGAATCCTTTCCACCAAACTGAGGACACaattctcatataaaacttgagAATTAAAATATTCATCATGCCCAACAATTTTCCATCCTGTCCTTAAGAAATCCATAAACTTAGATTTACACTGTACAGATAGATCTGTACACAGATCTCACACTGTGATACCATATCTAACAATGCTTTCCAGAACAGCTTCATAAAACAGCATCATAAGCTTCTTTTAACTCCAAAAAAAGATGTaacctctgtaaaaaaaaatacaatctacACACTCTGTGTGTTTTTCATGTAAAAGAACTATCAAGGTAAATGCCCAAGTGCTTataggtctctgactgagtgaTAAGAAGGTCATGTACAATCACTTGATGATGGTCACCTATACTTTGGGTCAAATACCATCTCTTCAgttttcttagtatttatttttagcttatttttatcACACAAATCAACAAACCGGCTAATTTCTTACTGGTAGATAACACTAATATCTTCATTCTCATAAAGTTGTCATCTTCTTtcagccctgattaataaagggacttagctgaaaagaaaatgaatcaatcaatcaatcaatttaaaatgaaatttgaaTATACCTTTGAGAGAATACTTGTGTCCGGacgaggaatgaaccaccatgaACTTGGATCTGTTCTCCAAAAGAAGTTTGCAGTCTTGTCTCACAGCCTCTTTAAAGAGGTACGAGATGAACTGATCTTTCACAAAACCTGGACTGGCCACCAGAATACACTTCACCactgaaaaacacaaatacagtCAAATGCCCGTGTTTGTTTATCCACTTTCTATCTTCattattaataagttataataataatgataccatCAAAGTTGAAGTGTCTCAGAATGCCCTGCATTACAGCCTCATAAAATCGCTCCAATGCCTGAAAGAGAACACAGTGTTAGTATGCAACAAGCATCTTATTTTGAGATATGCAAATACTGAGAGACATCTTTTGTAACAAGAACTGTTTCATAAAAGCAAGTAACATCTTATTGATTAAAGAAAAACTTGGACTTAAAAAACATCATAATAATGCAGTAGCATTAACAGAATAAGGAGGTCTGAGTAAGGTTATAAATAtctgaaaaaatgaaaatgttcagcAATGAGGACCCTTCATAGGTCAATGTGACCGGATTGACATTAGAACAGCTAATGTGTAGAATTGAGACCTTACAGTtgggctgcacaattctggctaaaattagaatcatatattttttttttttgcttaaaatcaagaatcacaattttctcacgattgtgtagacattaaaataaaggttaatacgaataggctattatttttgttatttgtgaaacatatggtaaaacaacaatataaggcctatgtgtaggtctaatgttggttaaaatgcttaattcggtatagacttggaatggtggacttaaaCAGACATAAatatgtcctggtcattaatgcacagtgtgatgacatcagaatacaaccattcataattctaaagttggattataatattcaaaaaaaaaaaaaaacatacaatctaATCATACCTTCTCCGCAGCTCCCAAATGAccactctgtgcaacaaactgaacgctgtttacaactttattacctgttattcacactCTATGCAGGTTTTGTTCACTAAAGTTAACATCATTGGCGGGCTAGTGTCCTATCAGTAGTAAACATCAGATTCGTCAGATTAGGGGTCATTTCTTAGCCGCAAATACGTCATTGCATTATGACAGTAacaacatttttgggtgaattataccttgtagatgcagtgtgtgacacatttatgccatttggaggtgtccatgttgctgagtaAAGTATGTAAAACAATATGAAGATTTGTGCAACCGCCTTTAAGCTTCTCTCCTCACCATGAAAATATAACTGGTAGAAAAGCTGAATTGAGATTGTGTGTAGGATCGAGATCGCAacctttttttgattaattgtgcagccctgcctgtaaaaaaaattatggaaTACATAAAAACTATTTATGACACAGAAAAAGAAGTTTGGTTCACCTTGTCATGTTGAGTGCAACTGCCTTTCCTCTTGCGAGGGATGGTGACCTCAACCTTCGCCCTTAGTAAGGTCATGGCTGGAGTCACAAGAACCAGATTGGCCAGACCTTCCTGCATCACGACAGCGGCCACATCTGCTTTCTGAGCAGGATCACATGCCTGCTCTGTTGATTTAATAAAGGCAAGTTTAGAAATTATTAAGGCATTGCGTCAATTTAATGTATttcacgtaaaaaaaaaatttaaggctttgttcaccccccaaaaaaactcgAATGACTTTGTTCACCAATGTTTCCAAGGTGCGCGTATAATACAGGCAGTATGATGTTTTGGCATTAGAGTCAGCAGAGCAACACACAAGCATTTGGAACTacagtaaataatgagtaaatcaaAAGTTTTTGGATGAACTTTGCCTTTAGGTCATAGGTCTCaatctcaattcctggagggccgcagctctgcacagttttctccaaccctaatcaaacacagctgatctagtaGTGTCTACTCTGCTAGTCTTGAACAGCTTGAtttgttggatcagctgtgtttgattagggttgaagcaaaactgtgcagagctgcggcccttcaggaatcgagtttgagacctatgctttaagTAAATGTAAAGAGCGAGGACAAATTGTTTTTAAAGCTTGATAGATCTGATTGCTCTGCATTTTTATGTGCCCAAAAGAAAGCTGAACGACTTCACAAAACACTCTTTGTTTACCAGaagtaaaataaactaattatttgAGCCACtaaatattatatcattatttttttaaacaaaataattttactttttatttattgacattttcacAAAGTACGCAAAATTTGTACAAGCAAAACTAGTTTAATTCAGTCAGAAAATGCAGCAAAAACACACCAACACATTACCAATTCTGTCCAACACCACGCTGTCCCAGACTTTTTTGGCGAGGGTAAACTTCCTGTTGAGCTCCAGCTCTATGGTATGATAGGCACCCATCTACATATGACACAATAGAAGCAACATGTCTCATTTTAAAGCAACGTTCACATTTCTACTATGACAACATAAGATAAGTGAGGGTGAATATTAgctataaatatattttctcagttatttaaaacatttttttttttgccaagttCAACAAGTTTTTACTACCAGCCATGTCACTGACAATTAATTTGTGCAGTcccatagaaaaaaaataataaataatttctggAAAAATGACAATCATTTCAGACGAAATTAGACAAAAATGTCTGCAATATGCatataaaacttaattttaaataataatattattattaaatcatatattTAAGTTGTAAGTGTAATTTAAAACTTAAATGACTAAAAAAACGACATCCAAACTTAAATAAAACAAGGCATAAGTATGATTGAAGCCTACACTTGCATTTGGAGATAAGAACAAAAAGAACATAACCGAACGAACTGTCATTTTAGATCATATAAACACGAGCAAGACTGTATAAACATAATTCAAAACTGTAATCTTTTATTTGTGCTATACCTACAATTACAACAAAAGATTGCGGTATTGCTAAATATAGAAAGCAAATGGTGACATTTCGGTAATCCAAGTCCCCATGATCAATTTTGAAAACAATTTTTGGATAAGAATAGACTATACATTACCTAATTTGTTTGCAATTTTCAGGttcatgtaaaaaaatgtatatttatgtatgtatatggtgttttttttttaggtaggACAAAGAGTGGAGCACAATATTGACTGTATGATTGGTCAGGACTGCAATCAAATGCTGGGAGAGCTAAAGTTAATTACAAAGTCACGAAAACAAATCTAAATGCATACTGACCTTCACATATTGGTTCTCCTGGATGTTTGTTCCTTTGACTCTGAGCTGGCAGGCTTGGGAATCAAAGTCTATGGTTTCCACACAAAGAGTCAATGTGGTGCGCACACGTGAACTGCCCACACTGCCCGTGGAAGACTCTGTCTGCACTTTCCTGTTTGTGACATcgaaatatttttattaagtaaacAAGTGAAATCTCTGATACTAAATGTgctaaaccaaaccaaaaaaataaataaaatacagtgtgATACAATTAAGACCCACCTGATGGTTGAAGCTCTGAGGCTGTCGCCCACCTGCAGTAGGTTGTAGGTGTGCCACATATCCTCTGCTTCGTCAGGTATTAGTGTCAcctgactaaaaaaaaaacataaaaatagaaGAAATTACAACTAGGAGCCTTGGACTGACTGAAAAGGGAAATACTGAAATCTTGAACACCGGTTTTGCAACTTAAACGAAAACTAATTAAGTCTAATCTGAAtggtattataaatgtatatttgtgtattatactctatatacatatattagtACTATAGATGCTTAAAGAATTGTATAATAACTATTTATTCTAATTTAACAGACTATTGTAgtttaataaaagaaacaaactcTGAAACAAACAGTTATCATTAGCCCATTTTCGCCAATATCGTTTAAAACAGgagtctcaaactcgcggcccgcgggccatttgcggccctcagtgcaatattttgtgtcccgcgccgaccgctgtactctgacagaatcagcggagcggggagagagagcgctccccgctccgctgattctatccgtacacagcgcgcttgtcactcaatgcgcgttgtcgcgcgcgttctgatcagctgtgttgtcgcgcgcgtactcaagagcggtgttatcgcgcccctactgaagggcgggactaTGTGTGTCGCGTCGCagaggcacttttgatcattttggatgggcactttctatgcaagactaaaaagggcatgtgctctgcacaggttgagccctatgtgtgcacgtgcctgccctgcatcttatatatattgatattataggtagatacagactggtacagactgatgtgactggagtggggtgggggtgttttatttatacatatatacgccttttttttaggtgagggaatggaagttttgagtgagttcccccacttttttccctaggacttcaataagtcaaagtacaggtctagacttaatgatgatcatcttcaagccatactgagggtctcaactgcttccgctctaaagccaaatgtggttcagatttgtgagaagaagcgctgtcaagtctctggcagcaagaaataggcaaaagatgccatgttcagaagaactgttcataatcttcactcaatgttctattaatgttcaggacacttcatgttcagaagaaataattaaaactgttaataatgacatttgaggactttttttttgtgaaatcccttatgcggcccagcctcacccagactttgcctcctgcggcccccaggtaaattgagtttgagacccctggtttaaaagaaaaacaaacttaagAAAAACTCTATCTATCTGAGACTAGGCATAAAACATGCTCTAAAACATATTCTTTtcaaatgtctgagtaaaaaaacaaacattttccccctttaaacaatgtatttattttgagaaacttttcaaatattttaggAAAGTAAACATATtaggctgaataattcaagtgAATCgtggacttctgctgtcttcattagtttcaaaaacactgatttattgaCAATTTATAAAGCATCTTTggatgtgtggagtttgcatgttcgccctgtgttcgcgtgggtttcctccggatgctccagttttccccacagtccaaagacatgcggtacaggtgaattgggtaggctaaattgtccgtagtgtagaagtgtgtgagtggatgtttcccagagatgggttggggctggaagggcatgcgctgcgcaAAAACGTgcaatttcataactgtaacaagagacaattcaatcataacctaatgttaaaaTACCCATCAAaacaatatttatcaatatgtatGGGTCCTCGGAAGCTGTAGAAATtatgtttacatccctcaaaatggttaGGATTAGGTTGGCTCGGAAGACACCCCCCTTACTAACGAAGGCCCCGAATTTACCCCAtacatgaatataatataatataatataatataatataatataatataatataatataatataatataatataatataatataatataatataatgtgtatttatatacactctaagtgcttcacaatcatgagggtgtctctccacaccaccaccagtttgtaacatccacttggatgatgcgatggcaccCACAGGACAACGTCGATATTTTACACTGCCgatattttaaatgacaatatatttactaaatattaatgcaaGAAAccaatccaaaactaaaacattacttATATActcaataaaaatctattaaatctagctaattcagcagcctatagaacaacaaaaataatagtgttgc contains:
- the pelo gene encoding protein pelota homolog; this translates as MKLVHKDIEKDNAGQVTLIPDEAEDMWHTYNLLQVGDSLRASTIRKVQTESSTGSVGSSRVRTTLTLCVETIDFDSQACQLRVKGTNIQENQYVKMGAYHTIELELNRKFTLAKKVWDSVVLDRIEQACDPAQKADVAAVVMQEGLANLVLVTPAMTLLRAKVEVTIPRKRKGSCTQHDKALERFYEAVMQGILRHFNFDVVKCILVASPGFVKDQFISYLFKEAVRQDCKLLLENRSKFMVVHSSSGHKYSLKEVLCDPAVTARLSDTKAAGEVKALEDFYKMLQQEPDRAFYGLAHVERASEALAIDILLISDTLFRHQDVATRGRYVRLVDNVKENGGTVRIFSSLHVSGEQLNQLSGVAAILRFPIADVSEPEENSSSDED